From the Micromonospora lupini genome, one window contains:
- a CDS encoding DUF5709 domain-containing protein has translation MSQTDSVDEWNVAEDDGVLDASDTLDDDRVGDPLDTGIIAADHWTAANRFGTTPAEERAGESLDQYLAQEEPDVDPYAEGGDDEDELTRRGYETEARAGRLVEFDEGVREDDEAESVAWDAGIDAGAASAEEAAVHVVEDPDGPGDGPLR, from the coding sequence GTGAGCCAGACGGATTCCGTCGACGAGTGGAACGTGGCCGAGGACGACGGTGTGCTGGACGCCTCCGACACCCTCGACGACGACCGCGTCGGCGACCCCCTCGACACCGGCATCATCGCCGCGGACCACTGGACGGCGGCGAACCGGTTCGGCACCACCCCCGCCGAGGAGCGGGCGGGCGAGTCGTTGGATCAGTACCTCGCCCAGGAGGAGCCGGACGTCGACCCGTACGCCGAGGGCGGCGACGACGAGGACGAGCTGACCCGCCGAGGGTACGAGACCGAGGCGCGCGCGGGCCGTCTCGTCGAGTTCGACGAGGGCGTCCGCGAGGACGACGAGGCAGAGTCGGTGGCGTGGGACGCCGGGATCGACGCGGGCGCCGCAAGCGCCGAGGAGGCGGCGGTCCACGTGGTCGAGGACCCCGACGGGCCCGGTGACGGTCCCCTGCGCTGA
- a CDS encoding N-acetylglutaminylglutamine amidotransferase — MCGIGGEFRLDGAPPDLAALARMLPVLSSRGPDGEGSWQHGPAALVHRRLRIIDLSDTGAQPMVDPELGLALVFNGCIYNYRELRDELTAAGYSFRSTSDTEVILKAYHRWGTACVERFYGMFAFALVELATHTLVLARDRLGIKPLYLAETPGRIRFASTLPALLAAGDVDTDLDPVALHHYMSFHSVVPPPRTILAGVRKLPPATVRVVTADGRSTDTVYWRPEFTRAAAPAMSADEWQERIMAALRTAVRRRMVADVPVGVLLSGGLDSSLIVALLAEQGQTGLATFSIGFEAAAGESGDEFHYSDLVAREYGTDHHQIRIGAARFVPAVHEAIAAMSEPMVSHDCVAFHLLSEEVSQRITVVQSGQGADEIFAGYDWYPPMANVARADAVEAYARVFFDRRHDALAGHLAPEWMLDHDASLEFVTAHFGAAGADTALDAALRQDSLVMLVDDPVKRVDNMTMAWGLEARVPFLDHEVVELAAACPPALKLAQGGKGVLKAASRGIVPDEVIDRPKGYFPVPAIRHLSGPLLDDVRDALTARPARERGLFRKDYLEELLDAPNARRTTLGSNALWQLGLLELWLQRIGV, encoded by the coding sequence ATGTGCGGTATCGGAGGCGAGTTCCGCCTCGACGGGGCGCCACCGGACCTGGCGGCGCTGGCGCGGATGCTGCCCGTCCTGTCCTCCCGGGGCCCGGACGGTGAGGGGAGCTGGCAGCACGGCCCGGCGGCGCTCGTGCACCGCCGGCTGCGCATCATCGACCTGTCCGACACCGGCGCGCAGCCGATGGTCGATCCCGAGCTGGGCCTCGCCCTGGTCTTCAACGGCTGCATCTACAACTACCGGGAGCTGCGCGACGAGCTGACCGCCGCCGGCTACTCCTTCCGGTCCACCTCCGACACGGAGGTGATCCTCAAGGCGTACCACAGGTGGGGGACGGCCTGCGTCGAACGCTTCTACGGGATGTTCGCGTTCGCCCTGGTGGAGCTGGCCACGCACACGCTGGTGCTGGCGCGCGACAGGCTCGGCATCAAGCCGCTCTACCTGGCCGAGACGCCGGGCCGGATCCGCTTCGCGTCGACCCTGCCGGCGCTGCTCGCCGCCGGTGACGTGGACACCGACCTCGACCCGGTGGCGCTGCACCACTACATGAGCTTCCACTCGGTGGTGCCGCCGCCGCGCACCATCCTGGCGGGCGTCCGCAAGCTGCCCCCGGCCACCGTGCGTGTCGTCACCGCCGACGGCCGCAGCACCGACACCGTGTACTGGCGGCCGGAGTTCACCCGCGCCGCCGCGCCTGCCATGTCCGCCGACGAGTGGCAGGAACGGATCATGGCGGCGCTGCGGACCGCCGTACGTCGCCGGATGGTCGCCGACGTGCCGGTGGGCGTGCTGCTCTCCGGGGGCCTCGACTCCAGCCTGATCGTCGCTCTGCTCGCCGAGCAGGGCCAGACCGGGCTGGCCACCTTCAGCATCGGCTTCGAGGCGGCGGCGGGGGAGAGCGGCGACGAGTTCCACTACTCCGACCTGGTGGCCCGCGAGTACGGCACCGACCACCACCAGATCCGCATCGGCGCGGCCCGGTTCGTGCCGGCGGTGCACGAGGCCATCGCGGCGATGAGCGAGCCGATGGTCAGCCACGACTGCGTCGCGTTCCACCTGCTCTCCGAGGAGGTGTCGCAGCGCATCACAGTGGTCCAGTCCGGCCAGGGCGCCGACGAGATCTTCGCCGGCTACGACTGGTACCCGCCGATGGCGAACGTGGCCCGCGCGGACGCCGTCGAGGCGTACGCCCGGGTGTTCTTCGATCGTCGGCACGACGCGCTCGCCGGGCACCTGGCGCCCGAGTGGATGCTCGACCACGACGCGAGCCTGGAGTTCGTCACCGCCCACTTCGGCGCGGCGGGCGCGGACACCGCGCTCGACGCGGCGCTGCGCCAGGACAGCCTGGTCATGCTCGTCGACGACCCGGTCAAGCGTGTCGACAACATGACTATGGCGTGGGGGTTGGAGGCGCGGGTGCCGTTCCTCGACCACGAGGTCGTCGAGCTGGCCGCCGCCTGCCCACCGGCGCTCAAGCTGGCCCAGGGCGGCAAGGGCGTGCTGAAGGCCGCGAGTCGGGGCATCGTGCCCGACGAGGTGATCGACCGGCCGAAGGGCTACTTCCCGGTGCCCGCCATCCGGCACCTGTCCGGCCCGCTGCTCGACGACGTCCGGGACGCGTTGACCGCGCGCCCGGCGCGTGAGCGCGGCCTGTTCCGCAAGGACTACCTGGAGGAGTTGCTGGACGCGCCGAACGCCCGGCGGACCACGTTGGGCTCCAACGCGCTCTGGCAGCTCGGGCTGCTGGAGCTCTGGTTGCAGCGGATCGGGGTTTAG
- a CDS encoding carboxylate--amine ligase/circularly permuted type 2 ATP-grasp protein — translation MADNTTNAATFDGPVGRSGNGRAVPTSRPAPATAVQDDPADLATIGVEEEFHVVDLHTRELVPRAGELLDRLPATSFTAELHRSVVETNTAVCRTLDEIRAELTRLRQSAVQVADRAGLGIVAAGTVPLRADGDPSVTPTSRYRRMLDEYQMLAREQLICGAQVHVGVSDRDLAVAVTRRVQPWLPVLLALSTSSPYWMGQDSGYASVRSLVWQRWPTAGDPGEVTSAADHEALVAELISSETITDPAMIYFDVRPSAHVPTVELRITDANADVETIVLLTGLFRALVRREVAALRAGVERTAVRPPVLRAAVWRAARSGLEGDLLDLPRSARPVPAAEAVRRLVTDLRPQLEATGDWEQVRELTRYALERGSSAARQRRAYERRGRLADVVDLLLDETRGRVRTPLPGTSPPPALATYADAGDEVFGLDGPEPAFRPLLAALRTLGAAGLRQREHDRDEEQRARGVTFSVAGEASTRLFPVDLVPRVVPADDWRALRTGLVQRARALDAFLRDVYADRAVVADGVVPAWVVESSPGLRPTGALMGRRGTRAQVSGTDLVRDPDGGWFVLEDNLRVPSGIGYAVQNRRLTRAVLPELPVPDDLLSADETPAMLHRALLAAAPAAAADPAVVVLSSGPSDPAWFEHRLLADEMGVPLTESSDLLVSDGRVHLVRAGRRSQVDVLYLRMDEEALLHAPGADGVPLGWPLLAAVHAGRLTLANALGNGVGDDKALYAYVPRLIEYYLGEKALLGDVPTYLCGLPEQRAEVLGRLDELVLKPVDGYGGDRVVIGPRAEAEELDAVREQILAAPHRWIAQEVVALTTHPVFDGTALAPRHVDLRAFVFLGETAEVAPVALTRVAPAGSMIVNSSRGGGSKDTWLLGGAGRPPV, via the coding sequence ATGGCCGACAACACCACGAACGCGGCGACATTCGACGGGCCGGTGGGCCGGTCCGGCAACGGCCGGGCCGTGCCGACGTCCCGTCCCGCACCGGCGACGGCGGTGCAGGACGACCCGGCCGACCTCGCCACCATCGGCGTGGAGGAGGAGTTCCACGTCGTCGACCTGCACACCCGGGAGCTGGTGCCCCGGGCCGGGGAGCTGCTCGACCGGCTGCCGGCCACGTCGTTCACCGCCGAGCTGCACCGCAGTGTGGTGGAGACCAACACCGCGGTCTGCCGCACCCTGGACGAGATCCGCGCCGAGCTGACCCGGCTGCGCCAGTCGGCGGTCCAGGTCGCCGACCGGGCCGGGCTGGGCATCGTGGCGGCCGGCACGGTGCCGCTGCGCGCCGACGGCGACCCGAGCGTCACCCCCACCTCCCGCTACCGGCGGATGCTCGACGAGTACCAGATGCTCGCCCGGGAGCAGTTGATCTGCGGCGCCCAGGTGCACGTCGGCGTCTCCGACCGGGATCTGGCGGTGGCCGTCACCAGGCGGGTCCAGCCGTGGCTGCCGGTGCTGCTCGCCCTGTCCACCAGCTCGCCGTACTGGATGGGTCAGGACAGCGGCTACGCAAGCGTCCGCTCGCTGGTCTGGCAGCGGTGGCCCACGGCCGGTGACCCGGGCGAGGTGACCAGCGCCGCCGACCACGAGGCGCTTGTCGCCGAGCTGATCTCCTCGGAGACCATCACCGATCCCGCCATGATCTACTTCGATGTCCGGCCGTCGGCGCACGTCCCCACCGTGGAGCTGCGCATCACCGACGCCAACGCCGACGTGGAGACAATCGTCCTGCTCACCGGGCTGTTCCGGGCGCTTGTGCGCCGGGAGGTCGCCGCCCTGCGCGCAGGAGTCGAGCGCACCGCCGTCCGGCCGCCGGTGCTGCGCGCCGCCGTGTGGCGGGCGGCCCGCTCCGGGCTGGAAGGCGACCTGCTCGACCTGCCCCGCTCGGCCCGGCCGGTGCCGGCCGCCGAGGCGGTGCGCCGCCTGGTGACCGACCTGCGCCCACAGTTGGAGGCGACAGGTGACTGGGAGCAGGTCCGGGAGCTGACCCGGTACGCGCTGGAACGCGGCAGCTCGGCAGCGCGGCAGCGGCGGGCGTACGAGCGGCGGGGCCGGCTTGCCGACGTGGTCGACCTGCTGCTCGACGAGACCCGGGGTCGGGTGCGTACGCCCCTGCCCGGCACGTCCCCGCCGCCGGCGCTGGCCACGTACGCCGACGCGGGTGACGAGGTCTTCGGCCTGGACGGGCCGGAGCCGGCGTTCCGTCCGCTGCTCGCCGCCCTGCGCACCCTCGGCGCCGCCGGCCTGCGCCAACGCGAGCACGACCGGGACGAGGAGCAGCGCGCTCGGGGCGTGACCTTCAGCGTGGCAGGTGAGGCCAGCACGCGGCTCTTCCCTGTCGACCTGGTGCCCCGGGTGGTGCCTGCCGACGACTGGCGGGCGCTGCGGACCGGCCTGGTGCAGCGCGCCCGCGCGCTCGACGCGTTCCTGCGCGACGTGTACGCCGACCGGGCTGTGGTGGCCGACGGGGTCGTGCCGGCCTGGGTGGTGGAGTCCTCGCCGGGGCTGCGCCCGACCGGTGCGCTGATGGGCCGGCGCGGCACACGCGCCCAGGTGTCCGGAACCGATCTCGTCCGTGACCCGGATGGCGGCTGGTTCGTACTGGAGGACAACCTGCGGGTGCCCTCGGGTATCGGCTACGCCGTGCAGAACCGCCGGCTCACCCGAGCGGTGCTGCCCGAGCTGCCGGTGCCCGACGACCTGCTGTCCGCCGATGAGACACCAGCGATGCTGCACCGGGCGCTGCTCGCCGCCGCGCCCGCCGCCGCCGCCGACCCCGCAGTGGTGGTGCTCAGCAGCGGCCCGAGCGACCCGGCCTGGTTCGAGCACCGGCTGCTCGCCGACGAGATGGGCGTGCCCCTTACCGAGAGCAGCGACCTGCTGGTGTCCGACGGCCGCGTCCACCTCGTCCGGGCGGGCCGCCGCAGCCAGGTCGACGTGCTCTACCTGCGGATGGACGAGGAGGCGTTGCTGCACGCCCCGGGCGCCGACGGCGTGCCGCTGGGCTGGCCGCTGCTGGCGGCGGTGCACGCCGGGCGGCTCACGCTTGCCAACGCGCTTGGCAACGGCGTGGGCGACGACAAGGCGCTGTACGCGTACGTGCCCCGGCTCATCGAGTACTACCTGGGGGAGAAGGCGCTGCTCGGGGACGTGCCGACGTACCTGTGCGGGCTGCCCGAGCAGCGCGCCGAGGTGTTGGGCCGGCTCGACGAGCTGGTGCTCAAGCCTGTCGACGGGTACGGCGGGGACCGGGTGGTGATCGGCCCGCGCGCCGAGGCGGAGGAGCTGGACGCCGTCCGGGAGCAGATCCTCGCCGCGCCGCACCGGTGGATCGCCCAGGAGGTGGTGGCGCTGACCACCCACCCGGTCTTCGACGGTACGGCCCTCGCGCCGCGCCACGTTGACCTGCGGGCGTTCGTGTTCCTCGGCGAGACTGCGGAGGTGGCGCCGGTGGCGCTGACCCGGGTCGCGCCGGCCGGCAGCATGATCGTCAACTCGTCGCGGGGCGGTGGGTCGAAGGACACCTGGCTGCTCGGTGGAGCCGGTCGACCCCCGGTGTAA
- a CDS encoding helix-turn-helix domain-containing protein, whose amino-acid sequence MDATALYVDEGQVVTSAGLAAGLDMCLHLVGRDHGQAVAIERARHLVTPLHRAGGQAQFIPAAVAVEDDELAVVTAWASDNLHRPITVADLSRQAVMSSRTLHRAFRNRFQMGPRAWLIQQRMRAACTLLEDGGISVDEIARRTGLGTATNLRAHFQRAFATTPTAYRRAFTP is encoded by the coding sequence GTGGACGCCACTGCGCTGTACGTCGACGAGGGTCAGGTGGTCACCAGCGCCGGCCTCGCCGCGGGCCTCGACATGTGCCTCCACCTCGTCGGCCGCGACCACGGACAGGCGGTCGCCATCGAGCGGGCCCGTCACCTGGTCACCCCACTGCACCGAGCGGGCGGCCAGGCCCAGTTCATTCCGGCCGCCGTGGCGGTCGAGGACGACGAGCTGGCCGTTGTCACGGCCTGGGCGAGCGACAACCTGCATCGCCCGATCACCGTCGCGGACCTCTCCCGGCAGGCGGTGATGTCCAGTCGGACGTTGCACCGCGCCTTCCGGAACCGGTTCCAGATGGGCCCGCGTGCCTGGCTGATCCAGCAACGGATGCGCGCCGCCTGCACGCTGCTCGAAGACGGCGGGATCAGCGTCGACGAGATCGCTCGGCGAACCGGGTTGGGCACTGCCACCAACCTGCGTGCGCATTTCCAGCGGGCCTTCGCCACCACCCCTACCGCGTACCGGCGGGCCTTCACACCCTGA
- a CDS encoding cellulase family glycosylhydrolase — protein MRTLRLVTSLAVAGLLAGAVAIIATPASAATAVFSVTNSWGSGYQGQVTVTNDTSAPISGWRVEFDLPAGSTISQSWNAQQVTSGNHHTFSNVSWNGTLGAGASTSFGFLVNGSGTPVNCTVNGASVSCTGGTPPTTPPPTTPPPTTPPPTTPPPTTPPPTTPPPTTPPPTTGTPVQRYGQLRVCGTTMCDRSGARVQLRGVSSMWLNWETAPYAENLSALTWMRDNWNLQVIRAAMGVEPAGAYLSDPGRARAQVETIINNAVTAGVYVIVDWHAHEAQNNQSQAVAFFGDLARRYGHLPNVIWETWNEPLQFSWTGVIKPYHQAVVSAIRAADPDNIVVLGTPTWSQDVDAAAASPVSGTNLMYTLHFYSCTHGASLRAKGDAAIRAGLALFVTEWGASNADGGLDGRACLSEAQSWIDWMKANGISWTAWKLDVGTDTTNLLNPGAPVTGGWNNYLHGHAPFVVANMR, from the coding sequence ATGCGCACACTGAGACTTGTCACGTCGCTGGCCGTCGCCGGCCTGCTCGCCGGGGCGGTGGCGATCATTGCCACGCCGGCCAGCGCGGCAACTGCCGTGTTCTCCGTGACGAACAGCTGGGGCAGTGGCTATCAGGGCCAGGTCACGGTCACCAACGACACCTCCGCGCCGATCAGCGGTTGGCGGGTCGAGTTCGACCTGCCGGCCGGGTCGACCATCAGCCAGTCGTGGAACGCCCAGCAGGTGACCTCGGGCAACCACCACACCTTCAGCAACGTGTCGTGGAACGGCACCCTCGGCGCCGGTGCGTCGACGTCGTTCGGCTTCCTCGTCAACGGCTCCGGCACTCCGGTGAACTGCACAGTCAACGGCGCCAGCGTGTCCTGCACAGGCGGCACGCCGCCCACGACCCCACCGCCCACGACCCCACCGCCGACCACTCCGCCCCCCACCACTCCGCCGCCCACGACTCCGCCCCCGACGACCCCGCCCCCCACCACTCCGCCGCCGACGACAGGCACGCCCGTGCAGCGGTACGGGCAACTGCGGGTCTGCGGCACGACGATGTGCGACAGGTCCGGTGCGCGGGTGCAGTTGCGCGGCGTCAGCAGCATGTGGCTCAACTGGGAAACCGCTCCCTACGCCGAGAATCTGTCTGCGCTGACCTGGATGCGCGACAACTGGAACCTCCAGGTGATCCGCGCGGCGATGGGCGTGGAGCCGGCCGGGGCGTACCTCAGCGATCCGGGTAGGGCGCGGGCGCAGGTGGAGACGATCATCAACAACGCGGTCACCGCCGGGGTGTACGTGATCGTCGACTGGCACGCGCACGAGGCGCAGAACAACCAGTCCCAGGCGGTGGCGTTCTTCGGCGACCTGGCACGCCGCTACGGTCACCTGCCCAACGTCATCTGGGAGACGTGGAACGAGCCGTTGCAGTTCAGCTGGACCGGCGTCATCAAGCCGTACCACCAGGCTGTCGTGTCCGCGATCCGCGCCGCCGACCCGGACAACATCGTCGTGCTCGGGACGCCGACCTGGTCGCAGGACGTGGACGCCGCGGCGGCAAGCCCGGTCTCCGGCACCAACCTCATGTACACGCTGCACTTCTACTCGTGCACACACGGCGCGTCACTGCGGGCCAAGGGCGACGCGGCGATCCGGGCCGGCCTGGCGCTGTTCGTCACCGAGTGGGGCGCCAGCAACGCCGACGGCGGGCTCGACGGTCGGGCCTGTCTGTCGGAGGCGCAGTCCTGGATCGACTGGATGAAGGCCAACGGGATCTCCTGGACGGCCTGGAAGCTCGACGTCGGCACCGACACCACAAACCTGCTCAACCCCGGTGCGCCGGTGACCGGCGGGTGGAACAACTACCTGCACGGCCACGCGCCGTTCGTGGTCGCCAACATGCGATAA
- a CDS encoding RNA polymerase sigma factor: MTQGDAELVALARSGDAGALGVLLARHEAGMRAVALSMLGYGPDAEDAVQDALVTALRRIGEVRDPAAVGPWLKTIVRNNARMALRGPRPVPVAEPDWFGKPATSPTPEEALDRVAMRDWVWHALGELSEPDRLVTLLRYFSDASSYEQIAAVCGVPVGTVRSRLSHARRALAGGLRTAATTAHADVRAAGDARWREGRDMIDTAMRGDFDRVVRESWWSDAEMVVPGGLRGGPDLAIRGMTSDLEAGIRQRLRNVVASGDVLIWETDLISPPDDPEHCPPAALWLQQLHEGRVRRFTLFHPVAAPL; the protein is encoded by the coding sequence GTGACGCAGGGTGACGCGGAGCTGGTGGCACTCGCGCGGTCGGGCGACGCGGGCGCGCTCGGCGTGCTGCTGGCCCGCCACGAGGCCGGGATGCGGGCCGTCGCGCTGAGCATGCTCGGCTACGGACCGGACGCCGAGGACGCGGTGCAGGACGCCCTGGTGACGGCGCTGCGGCGCATCGGCGAGGTCCGCGATCCGGCCGCCGTCGGCCCCTGGCTGAAGACGATCGTCCGCAACAACGCGCGGATGGCCCTGCGCGGGCCGCGCCCCGTCCCGGTCGCCGAGCCGGACTGGTTCGGCAAGCCCGCCACCAGCCCCACCCCCGAGGAGGCCCTGGACCGGGTCGCGATGCGCGACTGGGTGTGGCACGCCCTCGGGGAGCTGTCCGAGCCCGACCGGCTGGTCACCCTGCTGCGCTACTTCAGCGACGCCTCGTCGTACGAGCAGATCGCGGCCGTGTGCGGCGTGCCGGTCGGCACCGTCCGCAGCCGCCTCAGCCACGCCCGCCGGGCCCTCGCCGGTGGCCTGCGGACGGCGGCGACCACCGCGCACGCCGACGTCCGCGCGGCCGGGGACGCCCGCTGGCGCGAGGGCCGCGACATGATCGACACGGCGATGCGCGGCGACTTCGACCGGGTCGTGCGGGAGAGCTGGTGGTCGGACGCCGAGATGGTGGTGCCGGGCGGGCTACGCGGTGGCCCCGACCTGGCGATCCGCGGCATGACAAGCGACCTGGAGGCAGGGATACGCCAGCGGCTGCGCAACGTGGTCGCCAGCGGCGACGTGCTGATCTGGGAGACCGACCTGATCAGCCCTCCGGACGATCCGGAGCACTGCCCGCCGGCGGCGCTGTGGTTGCAGCAGCTGCACGAGGGGCGGGTGCGCCGATTCACCCTCTTCCACCCCGTCGCGGCGCCGCTCTGA
- a CDS encoding YqjF family protein, producing the protein MDIEPVDHAPRQAFPWAILRQRWEDLTFLHWAVDPEIVAPLLPAGTRPDLIDGVSFVGLIGFRMVGLGFGRGPGVPYFGTFAETNVRLYSVDDTGRRAVVFRSLDASRLVPVLVARATLRLPYLWSWMRLDRDGDRLTYRCRRRWPGPAGTTSRMAVRVGEPIADPTPLEHFLTARWGLHTRAWGRTLHLPNWHPRWPLHRAELLHLDDELVAAAGLPAPVGPPVSVLHSPGVGVRFGAPVTARGPG; encoded by the coding sequence GTGGACATCGAACCGGTCGACCATGCGCCCCGGCAGGCGTTCCCCTGGGCGATCCTGCGCCAGCGCTGGGAGGACCTCACCTTCCTGCACTGGGCCGTCGACCCCGAGATCGTCGCGCCGCTGCTTCCCGCCGGCACCCGTCCGGATTTGATCGACGGCGTGAGCTTCGTCGGCCTGATCGGCTTCCGCATGGTCGGGTTGGGCTTCGGCCGTGGTCCCGGTGTGCCGTACTTCGGCACCTTCGCCGAGACGAACGTCCGGCTCTACTCGGTCGACGACACCGGCCGACGGGCCGTCGTGTTCCGCTCGCTCGACGCGTCCCGCCTGGTGCCGGTGCTGGTGGCGCGGGCGACGCTGCGTCTGCCGTACCTCTGGTCGTGGATGCGGTTGGACCGCGACGGCGACCGACTCACCTACCGGTGCCGGCGTCGCTGGCCCGGCCCGGCGGGTACGACGAGCCGGATGGCGGTCCGGGTGGGGGAGCCGATCGCCGATCCCACGCCCCTGGAACACTTCCTCACCGCCCGGTGGGGGCTGCACACCCGGGCGTGGGGGCGCACGCTGCACCTGCCTAACTGGCATCCCCGCTGGCCGCTGCACCGGGCCGAGCTGCTGCACCTGGACGACGAACTGGTCGCCGCCGCCGGGCTGCCGGCGCCTGTCGGACCGCCGGTCAGCGTGCTCCACTCGCCAGGCGTCGGGGTCCGGTTCGGCGCACCGGTGACGGCCCGAGGGCCCGGCTGA
- a CDS encoding alpha/beta fold hydrolase — MGSTGHDVDALAPGTHTLTVAGVRQVYHVAGSGPVCVAHSGGPGIEWAYLRAPGLEEHFTMVYVEPVGTGASGRLDNADDYRLVTYVRFLDAVVAHLGEPRVYLLGHSYGGFVIQRYALDHPDRVAGLALYDTSPVTGADFWAEAMANLAAYPQRHPDRPEAAAIPAALGQALSATDDETLTAGLSAALPVYFADFWSRQAEFAPLQAGLRAWAAPAGAQDPTPFDVRDRLGEITAPAVVIVGAYDFICGPRYAEELHAGLKDSRLVVLADSGHFAHIEQPTQFTEAVVELLKR; from the coding sequence ATGGGTTCCACAGGCCACGACGTCGACGCCCTCGCACCGGGCACGCACACCCTCACAGTTGCTGGCGTCCGGCAGGTCTACCACGTCGCCGGCTCCGGCCCGGTGTGCGTGGCGCACTCCGGCGGCCCCGGCATCGAGTGGGCCTACCTGCGGGCGCCGGGCCTCGAGGAGCACTTCACGATGGTGTACGTCGAGCCGGTGGGCACGGGCGCGTCGGGGCGACTCGACAATGCCGACGACTACCGCCTCGTCACGTATGTCCGGTTCCTCGACGCCGTCGTCGCGCACCTCGGCGAGCCGCGGGTGTACCTCCTCGGCCACTCGTACGGCGGCTTCGTCATCCAGCGGTACGCCCTGGACCACCCGGACCGGGTCGCCGGCCTCGCCCTGTACGACACGTCACCCGTCACCGGCGCCGACTTCTGGGCCGAGGCGATGGCCAACCTCGCCGCGTACCCGCAGCGGCACCCGGACCGGCCGGAGGCGGCGGCGATCCCGGCCGCCCTCGGGCAGGCGCTGTCCGCCACCGACGACGAGACGTTGACGGCCGGCCTGAGCGCCGCGCTGCCGGTGTACTTCGCGGACTTCTGGTCCCGGCAGGCCGAGTTCGCCCCGTTGCAGGCGGGCCTGCGGGCCTGGGCGGCGCCGGCCGGCGCGCAGGATCCGACGCCCTTCGACGTGCGCGACCGGCTCGGCGAGATCACCGCGCCGGCCGTGGTGATCGTGGGGGCGTACGACTTCATCTGCGGCCCCCGCTACGCCGAGGAGTTGCACGCGGGCCTCAAGGACTCGCGCCTGGTGGTGCTGGCGGACAGCGGGCACTTCGCGCACATCGAGCAGCCGACGCAGTTCACCGAGGCCGTCGTGGAGCTGCTGAAGCGGTGA
- a CDS encoding DJ-1/PfpI family protein translates to MASTSTRGCSRASASACAQWVVLAAAGLLTGRRATTNRDAYDELRAYDVTVLDERVVDDGDRVTAGALAAGLDLGLWLTGRELGAATADRVAATIEYARA, encoded by the coding sequence GTGGCGTCCACGAGCACCCGGGGGTGTTCGCGGGCAAGCGCCTCGGCGTGCGCCCAGTGGGTGGTCCTCGCGGCCGCCGGCCTGCTGACCGGCCGCCGGGCGACCACCAACCGCGACGCGTACGACGAACTGCGCGCCTACGACGTGACAGTCCTCGACGAGCGCGTGGTCGACGACGGCGACCGTGTCACGGCTGGCGCGCTCGCGGCCGGGCTCGATCTGGGACTGTGGCTCACCGGACGGGAACTCGGCGCCGCCACCGCCGACCGTGTCGCCGCGACCATCGAGTACGCGCGGGCCTGA
- a CDS encoding dihydrofolate reductase family protein: MTKVTTGATMSLDGYIANASHGGFEHLFQWYGSGDVETPTANPEMTFRTSAASATHLRDLNERTGALVVGRRLFDMTSGWGGRHPMDVPVVVVTHTVPEGWEPESDSFVFVTDGIASAIDRAKALAGDKEVGVNGGTIAAQVAEAGLLDEVHVDLVPVVLGAGIPFFAGLTIAPLQLDGPFRVVEGDGVTHLAYRVRPAA, encoded by the coding sequence ATGACGAAGGTGACGACCGGGGCGACGATGTCGTTGGACGGCTACATCGCGAACGCCTCCCACGGCGGCTTCGAGCACCTCTTCCAGTGGTACGGCAGCGGCGACGTCGAGACACCGACGGCCAACCCCGAGATGACGTTCCGGACGTCCGCCGCGAGCGCCACGCACCTGCGGGACCTCAACGAGCGCACCGGCGCGCTTGTCGTCGGCCGGCGGCTGTTCGACATGACGAGTGGGTGGGGCGGCCGGCACCCGATGGACGTGCCCGTCGTGGTCGTCACGCACACCGTGCCGGAGGGCTGGGAGCCGGAGAGCGACTCCTTCGTCTTCGTCACCGACGGTATCGCCAGCGCCATCGACCGTGCGAAGGCGCTCGCCGGTGACAAGGAGGTCGGCGTGAACGGTGGCACCATCGCGGCCCAGGTCGCCGAGGCCGGCCTGCTCGACGAGGTGCACGTCGACCTCGTCCCGGTCGTGCTCGGGGCCGGCATACCGTTCTTCGCCGGCCTGACGATCGCGCCACTGCAGCTCGACGGCCCCTTCCGTGTCGTCGAGGGCGACGGCGTCACGCACCTGGCCTACCGCGTACGCCCGGCGGCCTGA